In Pecten maximus chromosome 10, xPecMax1.1, whole genome shotgun sequence, one genomic interval encodes:
- the LOC117336600 gene encoding G-protein coupled receptor GRL101-like yields MYYVLLKWNSDSERLTNENLPRNCYQIYDCLPASRLGWTYLDLRNSNITVLPTNLLEDLSELSLLLLSNNRLVGLPYNTFIGLSKLTLLDIGDNYLTNLTKILTANLFVCCVKPTPETECFEPISSLQSCHRNPDTCRYKGHAISSCYALISSYILKTCLWIIGICALTGNLAVIVYRIFFDRENITKNYSLFTLNLAISDLLMGIYLLIIGMVDAHYNGVYAWNDQKWRKSILCTTAGILSSVSSEMSTFLILMVSVDRLIVIMFPLSRLSRRSISWRMALIVSVLFWIVSVTLAIIPTVTLQSYFKGEFYSQSSVCLALPLTTDIQSGTEYSFAVFVCLNSIIFTIKVVCQICIFKSIRTSGRRVTSSQNRQRETNVAITLFFVVVTDFCCWCPIGIMGLASRYRVEIPGGVYAWVMVFVLPINAAINPFLYTATAIWRRRQKEDDLFINVHDSNAKLGVLW; encoded by the exons ATGTACTATGTACTACTGAAATGGAACTCAGACTCAGAACGACTAACCAATGAGAATC taccACGCAACTGTTATCAGATCTACGACTGTTTGCCTGCATCCCGTCTTGGTTGGACGTATCTGGACTTACGTAATAGTAACATCACCGTTCTTCCAACGAATCTACTCGAAGACTTGTCAGAATTATCTCTTCTTCTATTATCTAATAATCGACTTGTAGGTCTCCCTTATAACACATTCATTGGGCTGTCCAAGCTTACTCTTCTGGATATTGGCGATAATTACTTAACA AACCTAACGAAAATATTGACTGCCAATCTCTTCGTTTGTTGTGTTAAGCCGACACCCGAGACTGAGTGTTTTGAACCAATATCATCATTGCAGAGTTGTCATAGGAACCCAGACACCTGTAGATATAAAGGTCATGCAATATCATCATGTTATGCTTTGATAAGTTCATATATTCTAAAAACCTGCCTTTGGATTATTGGAATATGTGCTTTAACAGGAAATCTTGCCGTCATAGTCTACAGAATATTCTTTGACAGAGAAAACATTACAAAGAACTATTCACTGTTCACATTGAATTTGGCTATTTCTGATTTACTAATGGGTATCTACCTTCTGATAATTGGTATGGTTGATGCGCATTATAACGGTGTATATGCCTGGAATGACCAGAAATGGAGAAAGAGCATTTTATGTACCACGGCAGGTATCCTATCTAGTGTATCCAGCGAAATGTCGACATTTCTTATTTTAATGGTTTCAGTAGACAGACTTATTGTTATTATGTTCCCCCTATCCCGTCTCTCCCGACGGAGTATTTCATGGAGAATGGCACTGATTGTCTCAGTGTTATTCTGGATAGTCTCCGTAACGCTGGCAATCATCCCTACGGTCACTCTGCAATCCTACTTCAAAGGCGAATTCTACTCTCAATCAAGTGTATGCCTCGCCCTTCCTCTTACAACGGACATCCAATCAGGAACAGAATATTCCTTTGCTGTATTTGTTTGTCTCAACAGCATCATCTTCACTATTAAAGTGGTATGTCAGATATGTATTTTCAAAAGTATCAGAACCAGTGGAAGACGAGTTACATCATCACAGAATCGCCAAAGAGAGACGAATGTTGCAATAACTCTGTTCTTTGTGGTAGTGACAGACttttgctgttggtgtcccatTGGTATCATGG GTTTGGCTTCTAGATATCGGGTGGAGATTCCTGGGGGCGTGTATGCCTGGGTGATGGTGTTCGTACTACCAATTAATGCCGCCATCAATCCGTTTCTGTACACCGCTACAGCAATCTGGAGGCGAAGACAAAAG GAAGATGATCTTTTTATCAATGTTCATGACAGCAATGCAAAACTTGGTGTTTTATGGTAG